In the genome of Rhodoplanes sp. Z2-YC6860, one region contains:
- the rocD gene encoding ornithine--oxo-acid transaminase, producing the protein MTRTMTPIELEEHYAAHNYEPLPVVLARGQGAHLWDVNGRRYIDMMSAYSAASHGHSHPRILAALEAQAHRLAMPSRAYYNDRLGLLLAELCRRTGLDAALPMNTGAEAVETAIKAARRWGYRVKRIPRDRAEIVVAQGNFHGRTTTIVGFSTEADYRADFGPFAPGFRAVPFGDLAAMAAAITPDTAAVMIEPIQGEAGIIVPPQGYLAGVRRLCDERGVLFILDEVQSGLGRTGAWFAFEHEHVVPDGLILGKALGGGILPVSALVGRRELTDVFTPGSHGSTFGGNPLAAAVGLEALHIIEDEKLVERSRVLGAFMLTRLRAMRSPALKAVRGRGLWVGAEIDPAYAGAREVCLRMLTKGVLSKDTHGTVVRLAPPLVIERADIDRALDVFEETLDEVARHREPAVA; encoded by the coding sequence ATGACCAGGACCATGACGCCGATCGAGCTGGAGGAGCACTACGCGGCCCACAACTACGAGCCATTGCCGGTGGTGTTGGCGCGCGGCCAGGGCGCGCATCTGTGGGACGTCAACGGCCGGCGCTACATCGACATGATGAGCGCTTACTCCGCCGCGAGCCACGGCCATAGCCATCCGCGCATTCTCGCAGCCCTCGAAGCCCAGGCGCATCGCCTCGCAATGCCGTCGCGCGCCTATTACAACGACCGCCTCGGTCTGTTGCTGGCCGAGCTCTGCCGCCGCACCGGGCTCGATGCGGCTTTACCGATGAACACCGGCGCCGAAGCGGTCGAGACCGCGATCAAGGCCGCCCGCCGCTGGGGCTACCGCGTCAAGCGTATCCCCCGCGATCGCGCCGAGATCGTCGTGGCGCAGGGTAACTTCCACGGCCGTACCACGACCATTGTCGGCTTCTCGACCGAAGCCGATTATCGCGCGGATTTCGGCCCGTTCGCGCCGGGCTTCCGCGCCGTGCCGTTCGGCGATCTTGCCGCGATGGCCGCCGCGATCACCCCGGACACGGCCGCGGTCATGATCGAGCCGATCCAGGGCGAGGCCGGCATCATCGTGCCGCCGCAGGGCTATCTCGCGGGCGTGCGCCGGCTGTGCGATGAGCGCGGCGTGCTCTTCATCCTCGACGAGGTACAGTCGGGGCTCGGCCGCACCGGTGCCTGGTTTGCGTTCGAGCACGAGCACGTGGTTCCCGACGGCCTGATCCTCGGCAAGGCGCTGGGCGGCGGCATCCTGCCGGTTTCCGCGCTGGTCGGCCGGCGCGAGCTGACGGATGTGTTCACACCTGGCTCCCACGGATCGACCTTTGGCGGCAATCCGCTCGCCGCGGCGGTTGGCCTTGAGGCCCTGCATATCATCGAGGACGAGAAGCTCGTCGAGCGCAGCCGCGTGCTCGGCGCCTTCATGCTGACCCGCCTGCGCGCGATGCGAAGTCCCGCGCTCAAGGCGGTGCGTGGCCGCGGACTCTGGGTCGGCGCCGAAATCGACCCGGCTTACGCCGGCGCCCGCGAGGTCTGCCTGCGGATGCTGACGAAGGGCGTGCTGTCGAAAGACACGCACGGCACGGTGGTGCGGCTCGCGCCGCCGCTCGTCATCGAACGCGCCGATATCGACCGTGCGCTCGACGTATTCGAAGAGACGCTGGACGAGGTCGCGCGGCACCGGGAGCCCGCGGTCGCGTGA
- a CDS encoding Lrp/AsnC family transcriptional regulator — MAIRRPPALDRIDIKILATLQRDGRSTVQKLAGLVGLTPRPCLERVRRLEAAGIIAGYRAVIAVERLSKPVTIFAEIALEKLGRQDRLEKRLRSIEEVVECWEVSGDLDYLARFVCSDVARYEELTTELIDDVDLGVRRITSHIALRSVCTFSGYPMSLLSPSGQRDKQS; from the coding sequence ATGGCCATCCGCCGCCCGCCCGCACTGGATCGTATCGACATCAAGATTCTGGCTACCCTGCAGCGCGACGGCCGTTCGACGGTCCAGAAGCTCGCAGGATTGGTCGGGCTGACGCCGCGGCCCTGCCTCGAACGGGTGCGGCGGCTCGAAGCGGCCGGCATCATCGCCGGATACCGCGCCGTGATCGCGGTCGAACGGCTGTCGAAGCCGGTCACGATCTTCGCCGAGATCGCGCTGGAGAAGCTCGGCCGCCAGGACCGCCTGGAGAAGCGCCTGCGTTCGATCGAAGAGGTGGTCGAGTGCTGGGAGGTGAGCGGCGATCTCGACTATCTGGCGCGGTTCGTGTGCAGCGACGTCGCCCGCTATGAAGAGCTGACCACCGAGCTGATCGACGACGTCGATCTCGGCGTGCGGCGGATCACGAGCCATATCGCGCTCCGCTCGGTGTGCACCTTCTCGGGCTATCCGATGTCACTGCTTTCGCCGTCAGGTCAGCGCGATAAACAGAGCTGA
- a CDS encoding SRPBCC family protein: MQTKDWKPKTVYVTYIAATPEKVWAALTSAEFTKQYFGGFAIEVEPRTGGAFAFRYPDGRIHISGKVIEWAPPRRFACTWLVEGMKDFGELPECLVTYEIEPAGDAVKLTMTEAHSWDIPPSILAGGQSGWPAILSGLKSLLETGKPLAIKMAPPEGFMEAVKEAVATKPWLR; encoded by the coding sequence TTGCAGACCAAAGACTGGAAACCCAAGACCGTCTACGTCACTTACATCGCGGCAACGCCCGAGAAGGTCTGGGCGGCACTGACGTCCGCGGAGTTCACGAAGCAATATTTCGGCGGCTTCGCCATCGAGGTTGAACCAAGGACCGGCGGTGCCTTTGCGTTTCGCTATCCGGATGGCCGCATTCACATCAGTGGCAAGGTGATTGAATGGGCGCCGCCGCGGCGGTTCGCCTGCACCTGGCTGGTGGAGGGCATGAAGGATTTCGGCGAACTGCCCGAGTGCCTCGTCACTTACGAGATCGAGCCGGCCGGCGATGCTGTGAAGCTGACCATGACAGAGGCGCACTCGTGGGATATTCCGCCATCGATCCTGGCCGGCGGCCAATCCGGCTGGCCAGCGATCCTGTCGGGGCTGAAGAGCCTGCTCGAAACCGGCAAGCCGCTTGCGATCAAGATGGCGCCGCCGGAAGGCTTCATGGAGGCGGTGAAAGAGGCGGTGGCGACCAAGCCTTGGCTGCGCTAG
- a CDS encoding SRPBCC family protein, producing the protein MNDTSATMAKPKFVYVTYIRTTAEKLWRALIEPEFTRQYWGETWQDSDWKPGSSWKLMIPDGRVADAGKIIEVEPHKRLVLTWQNEFLSELRADGVSRLTYELEQQGDMVKLTLTHESDTPDSKLIEKVSQGWPAILASLKSLLETGESLVATRKWPGKL; encoded by the coding sequence GTGAACGATACCAGCGCGACTATGGCCAAGCCGAAGTTCGTCTATGTCACCTATATCCGCACCACAGCGGAGAAGCTCTGGCGCGCCCTGATCGAGCCAGAGTTCACCAGGCAGTACTGGGGCGAAACCTGGCAGGACTCTGACTGGAAGCCAGGCTCGTCATGGAAACTGATGATCCCGGACGGCCGTGTCGCCGACGCCGGCAAGATCATCGAGGTCGAGCCGCATAAGCGTCTGGTGCTCACGTGGCAAAACGAATTCCTCTCGGAGTTGCGTGCGGACGGCGTCTCGCGATTGACCTACGAGCTAGAGCAGCAAGGCGACATGGTGAAGCTCACGCTGACCCATGAGAGCGACACGCCGGACTCGAAGCTGATCGAGAAGGTATCGCAAGGCTGGCCGGCCATCCTCGCGAGCCTCAAGAGCCTGCTGGAAACCGGCGAGTCATTGGTTGCAACTCGGAAATGGCCGGGGAAGCTGTGA
- a CDS encoding SRPBCC family protein, protein MSKPDARTTASRTIATTRIENGKPKFVYVIYIAAPIEKVWQALTDPKMTEQYWFGYRVASDWKVGSHYVVDKDGVPPFDKGIVLECDPPRRLSYTWHPQYQHVLHEPHSRVTFELVPFENEVQLTVIHDEFEAGSKVFESISGGWPKVLSSLKSLLETGNGLISSFSDVVTQRQAALGRSA, encoded by the coding sequence ATGAGTAAGCCCGACGCAAGGACGACCGCGTCCAGAACGATCGCCACAACGCGGATCGAGAACGGCAAGCCGAAATTCGTCTATGTGATCTACATCGCCGCGCCCATCGAAAAGGTCTGGCAAGCGCTGACCGATCCGAAGATGACCGAGCAGTACTGGTTCGGCTATCGGGTTGCCTCGGACTGGAAGGTCGGCTCGCATTACGTGGTCGACAAGGACGGCGTGCCGCCCTTCGACAAGGGCATCGTGCTGGAATGCGATCCGCCGCGGCGGCTTTCGTACACCTGGCATCCGCAATACCAGCATGTCCTCCACGAACCGCATTCGCGCGTGACCTTCGAGCTCGTGCCGTTCGAGAACGAGGTGCAGCTCACCGTCATCCACGATGAATTCGAAGCGGGCAGCAAGGTGTTCGAGAGCATCAGCGGCGGCTGGCCGAAGGTGCTGTCGAGCTTGAAGAGCCTGCTGGAGACCGGGAACGGCCTGATCTCCTCTTTCAGCGATGTCGTCACGCAGCGTCAGGCAGCCCTGGGGAGGTCGGCGTGA
- a CDS encoding ArsR/SmtB family transcription factor, protein MDEVFKALADASRRELLDRLRAENGQTLGELCSRLAMTRQAVSKHLAILEAANLVATVRRGREKLHYLNPVPIHEIADRWIGKFERSRLDALGELKKALEAGDE, encoded by the coding sequence ATGGATGAGGTCTTCAAAGCGCTGGCCGACGCGAGCAGGAGAGAGCTGCTCGATCGGCTTCGCGCGGAGAACGGCCAGACTCTCGGCGAACTCTGCTCGCGGCTTGCCATGACGCGGCAGGCGGTGAGCAAGCATCTCGCCATCCTCGAAGCGGCCAATCTCGTCGCCACGGTGCGGCGCGGCCGCGAGAAGCTGCACTACCTCAACCCGGTGCCGATCCACGAGATCGCGGACCGCTGGATCGGCAAGTTCGAACGCTCGCGCCTCGACGCGCTGGGCGAGCTGAAGAAGGCATTGGAGGCAGGTGATGAGTAA
- a CDS encoding MFS transporter yields the protein MTAAAPSVAASVFGHRAFAFYWVGRIVSILSFQMLMVAIGWQLYAITNSALDLGLLGVAQFVPMLLLTLIVGHVADRHDYRVILLVCQIGEAIAAGFLALGSAMGWLSPWSIYAVVVLVGAARAFEIPTMVAIIPALVPRPLVPAATAWFTSANQAGQIIGPVLGGSIYAFGPAAVYGTAIALWAVGVCFIGMIKMERPPCSADPLTLRSAFSGFRYVLRDPVIFGTIALDMCAVFLAGLGTLYPIFARDILKAGPEGLGLLRTAPAAGALAMSIVLARRPLTLPIGRVLFTVISVFGLFTILFGLSTHLVLSLAALAVLGAADAVSVVIRFSLVQLRTPTEMRGRVSAVNGMFTGTSNYLGDFRAGAVAAAVGAPFAAVLGGAGVFLVVALWLFLFPQLRRIRSLDEVPKPP from the coding sequence ATGACCGCCGCGGCGCCATCCGTCGCGGCGTCGGTCTTCGGCCATCGTGCCTTCGCGTTCTACTGGGTCGGCCGGATCGTCTCGATCCTGTCGTTTCAGATGCTGATGGTGGCAATCGGTTGGCAGTTGTACGCCATCACCAACAGCGCGCTCGATCTAGGCCTCCTCGGTGTCGCCCAGTTCGTGCCGATGCTGCTGCTGACCTTGATCGTTGGCCACGTCGCCGACCGTCACGACTATCGCGTCATCCTTCTGGTCTGCCAGATCGGCGAGGCGATCGCGGCAGGCTTCCTCGCGCTGGGCTCGGCGATGGGCTGGCTCAGCCCGTGGTCGATCTATGCGGTGGTGGTGCTGGTTGGCGCCGCGCGCGCCTTCGAAATCCCGACCATGGTCGCGATCATCCCGGCGCTGGTGCCGCGGCCGCTGGTGCCGGCTGCGACCGCCTGGTTCACCTCGGCCAACCAGGCTGGCCAGATCATCGGCCCGGTGCTCGGCGGCTCGATCTATGCCTTTGGCCCCGCCGCGGTCTACGGCACCGCGATCGCGCTCTGGGCGGTCGGGGTGTGCTTCATCGGCATGATCAAAATGGAGCGTCCGCCGTGCTCGGCCGATCCGTTGACGCTCCGTTCAGCCTTCAGCGGCTTTCGGTACGTGCTGCGCGATCCGGTGATCTTCGGCACCATCGCGCTCGACATGTGCGCGGTGTTCCTCGCGGGTCTCGGCACGCTCTATCCGATCTTCGCCCGCGACATTCTGAAGGCCGGGCCGGAGGGGCTGGGCCTCCTGCGCACCGCGCCCGCGGCCGGCGCGCTCGCAATGTCGATCGTGCTGGCCCGCCGGCCGCTGACCCTTCCCATCGGCCGGGTGCTGTTCACCGTGATTTCGGTGTTCGGGCTGTTCACCATCCTGTTTGGCCTGTCGACCCATCTGGTCCTGTCGCTTGCGGCGCTGGCGGTGCTCGGCGCTGCCGATGCGGTCAGCGTGGTGATCCGTTTCTCGCTGGTTCAGCTTCGGACACCAACCGAGATGCGCGGCCGGGTCAGCGCCGTGAACGGCATGTTCACCGGCACCTCCAACTATCTTGGCGATTTCCGGGCCGGCGCGGTGGCAGCTGCCGTCGGGGCGCCGTTTGCGGCCGTGCTCGGCGGGGCCGGGGTGTTCCTAGTGGTGGCGCTTTGGTTGTTTCTTTTCCCGCAGTTGCGGCGTATCCGTTCGCTGGACGAAGTCCCGAAACCGCCCTAA
- a CDS encoding replication-associated recombination protein A codes for MATRAKRGDGPSLFAAAGLDNDAPRPLADKLRPQKLADVVGQDQLLGPDGALTRMLESNSLGSLIFWGPPGTGKTTVARLLANETSLTFVQISAIFSGVADLKKVFDEARARRETGQGTLLFVDEIHRFNRAQQDSFLPVMEDGTIVLVGATTENPSFELIAPMLSRARVLVFKSLGPDAIEKLLARAEELEAKQLPLDAEARLSLARMADGDGRASLTLVEEVWRAARPGEIFDSVALQQIVQRRAPIYDKKQDGHYNLISALHKSVRGSDPDAALYYLSRMLDAGEDPLYLARRIVRMAIEDIGLADPQALVIANAAKDAYDFLGSPEGELAIAQAVIYVATAPKSNAAYVAFGAAKRSARDNGSLLPPKHILNAPTRLMKDEGYGRGYAYDHEQEEAFSGQDYFPEEMERQQFYDPPERGFEREIRKRLEYWAKLRKERGGRP; via the coding sequence ATGGCGACGCGCGCCAAACGCGGCGACGGTCCAAGCCTGTTCGCCGCGGCTGGCCTCGACAACGACGCGCCGCGTCCGCTCGCCGACAAGCTCCGCCCGCAAAAGCTTGCCGATGTCGTCGGCCAGGACCAGCTGCTGGGTCCCGACGGCGCGCTGACGCGCATGCTGGAAAGCAACTCGCTCGGTTCGCTGATCTTCTGGGGGCCGCCAGGCACCGGCAAGACCACGGTGGCACGGCTTCTGGCGAATGAGACCAGCCTCACCTTTGTGCAGATCTCGGCGATTTTTTCCGGCGTCGCCGATCTCAAGAAGGTGTTCGATGAGGCGAGAGCGCGGCGGGAAACCGGGCAGGGGACGCTCCTGTTCGTCGACGAGATCCATCGCTTCAACCGCGCCCAGCAGGACAGTTTCCTCCCGGTGATGGAGGACGGCACCATCGTGCTGGTCGGCGCCACCACCGAAAATCCATCGTTCGAATTGATCGCACCGATGCTGTCGCGTGCCCGCGTGCTGGTGTTCAAGTCGCTCGGCCCCGATGCGATTGAGAAGCTTCTGGCGCGCGCCGAAGAGCTTGAAGCCAAGCAACTTCCGCTCGACGCCGAGGCGCGCCTTTCGCTCGCTCGCATGGCCGACGGCGACGGCCGCGCCTCCCTGACACTCGTCGAAGAGGTCTGGCGCGCCGCGCGGCCTGGCGAGATTTTCGACAGCGTCGCGCTGCAGCAGATCGTGCAACGCCGCGCGCCGATCTACGACAAGAAGCAGGATGGCCACTACAACCTGATCTCGGCGCTGCACAAGTCGGTGCGCGGCTCCGATCCTGACGCCGCGCTCTATTATCTCTCGCGCATGCTCGATGCGGGCGAGGACCCGCTCTATCTCGCGCGACGGATCGTGCGCATGGCGATCGAGGACATCGGCCTCGCCGATCCTCAGGCCTTGGTGATCGCCAACGCGGCGAAAGACGCTTACGATTTCCTGGGGTCGCCTGAAGGCGAGCTCGCCATCGCCCAGGCCGTGATTTACGTCGCGACCGCGCCGAAATCCAACGCTGCTTACGTGGCCTTCGGCGCGGCCAAGCGCAGCGCCAGGGACAACGGCTCGTTGCTTCCGCCCAAGCACATCCTCAACGCGCCGACGCGGCTGATGAAAGACGAAGGCTACGGCCGCGGCTATGCCTACGACCATGAACAGGAAGAAGCGTTCTCCGGCCAGGATTACTTCCCGGAGGAAATGGAGCGACAGCAATTCTATGATCCGCCGGAACGCGGCTTCGAGCGTGAGATCAGGAAGCGGCTGGAATACTGGGCGAAACTTCGCAAGGAGCGCGGTGGTCGGCCATAG
- a CDS encoding Do family serine endopeptidase, protein MTLRLSFVCALAGISLLAVEPVSAQQRVVPPSPEALRMSYAPIVQRVTPAVVTVSAAKTVENRNPLMDDPFFRRFFGGGGPFGGRQEQRSLGSGVIVDAGGLVVTNNHVIDGADQVKISLADKREFQVDVVLKDPRTDLAVLRVKDGKERFPVMEFSNSDELQVGDVVLAVGNPFGVGQTVTHGIVSGVARTQVGISDYQFFIQTDAAINPGNSGGALVDMAGRMVGINTAIFSRSGGSQGIGFAIPANMVRVVVASAKLGGTVKRPWLGANLQAVTPELSREFDLKRPAGAVITNVTASSPAARAGLKPGDVIVAVGDQPVDDPNAFNYRFVTHSLGGSVPLGIVRGGREIKIAVALETAPETARDEIVIKARSPFTGAKVANLSPALADELQLESSSEGVAVLEVGEGTLAQNFGFQRGDVVLSVNNAKIAKTRDLEKVAEAGARVWRVVIQRGGQQISAVFGG, encoded by the coding sequence ATGACCCTACGCTTGAGCTTTGTTTGTGCGCTGGCCGGCATCAGCCTGCTGGCGGTTGAGCCCGTCTCGGCCCAGCAGCGCGTGGTGCCGCCGTCGCCCGAGGCGCTGCGGATGTCGTATGCGCCGATCGTGCAGCGGGTGACGCCTGCGGTCGTGACCGTATCGGCGGCAAAGACGGTCGAGAACCGCAACCCGCTGATGGACGATCCGTTCTTCCGCCGTTTCTTCGGCGGGGGAGGTCCGTTCGGCGGCCGGCAGGAGCAGCGCTCGCTTGGTTCCGGCGTCATCGTCGATGCCGGCGGCCTCGTCGTCACCAACAACCACGTCATCGACGGCGCCGACCAGGTGAAGATCTCGCTCGCCGACAAGCGCGAGTTTCAGGTCGACGTGGTGTTGAAGGACCCGCGCACCGATCTTGCGGTGTTGCGCGTGAAGGACGGCAAGGAGCGCTTCCCAGTCATGGAGTTCAGCAACTCCGATGAGCTTCAGGTCGGCGACGTGGTGCTCGCCGTCGGCAATCCGTTCGGCGTGGGCCAGACCGTGACGCACGGCATTGTGTCGGGCGTGGCGCGAACGCAGGTCGGCATCTCCGACTATCAGTTCTTCATCCAGACCGACGCTGCGATCAATCCGGGCAATTCAGGCGGCGCGCTGGTCGACATGGCCGGTCGCATGGTCGGCATCAACACGGCGATCTTCTCGCGCTCCGGCGGCTCGCAAGGCATCGGCTTTGCGATTCCAGCCAACATGGTGCGGGTGGTGGTGGCCTCGGCCAAGCTCGGCGGGACCGTGAAGCGGCCATGGCTTGGCGCTAATCTCCAGGCCGTGACGCCCGAGTTGTCGCGCGAGTTCGACCTTAAGCGTCCGGCTGGCGCTGTGATCACCAACGTCACCGCCAGCAGCCCCGCCGCGCGCGCCGGCCTCAAGCCCGGCGACGTCATCGTTGCGGTCGGCGATCAGCCGGTCGATGATCCTAACGCCTTCAACTACCGCTTTGTCACGCATTCGCTCGGCGGCAGCGTGCCGCTCGGCATCGTTCGCGGCGGCCGCGAAATCAAGATCGCCGTTGCGCTCGAGACTGCGCCGGAGACGGCGCGTGATGAGATCGTGATCAAGGCGCGTTCACCGTTCACCGGCGCGAAGGTCGCCAACCTTTCGCCGGCGCTCGCCGATGAACTGCAGCTCGAAAGCTCCAGCGAGGGCGTCGCGGTGCTCGAAGTGGGTGAGGGCACGCTGGCGCAGAACTTCGGCTTCCAGCGCGGCGACGTGGTGCTGTCGGTGAACAACGCCAAGATCGCCAAGACCCGCGATCTGGAGAAGGTCGCCGAGGCCGGCGCCCGCGTCTGGCGTGTCGTCATTCAGCGCGGCGGTCAGCAGATCTCTGCCGTGTTCGGCGGATAG
- a CDS encoding c-type cytochrome — translation MIRWTLAFALTAALSSHTAAQSAVERGSYLVNTIMTCANCHSPKGPPAAVAGKDFSGGLRFNEPPFDVTAPNITSDKETGLGNWTDAEIKTLLLTGKDHHGIQVAEVMPTAFYPILTPEDLNAIVAYLRTLAPIKNKVADPVYKIALPHHVYPGAEKAYSQADLNDKLKKGRYLATIGHCMECHTPFKQGGGGADFADSLGKGGRDFPGPWGISKSRNITSSKTAGLGDWTDAEIKTAITQGKRKDGTPLKGPMGFQYYAKMTDADLDAVIAYLRTVPAKD, via the coding sequence ATGATCCGCTGGACCCTGGCGTTTGCCTTGACCGCTGCGCTTTCGAGTCACACCGCTGCCCAATCCGCCGTCGAGCGCGGCAGCTATCTCGTCAACACCATCATGACCTGCGCCAACTGCCATTCGCCGAAGGGACCGCCCGCGGCTGTCGCCGGCAAGGATTTCTCCGGAGGCTTGCGCTTCAACGAGCCGCCGTTCGATGTGACTGCGCCGAACATCACCTCCGACAAGGAGACCGGCCTCGGCAATTGGACCGACGCCGAGATCAAGACGCTGCTGCTCACCGGCAAGGACCATCACGGCATCCAGGTCGCCGAAGTGATGCCGACGGCGTTCTATCCGATCCTGACGCCCGAGGACCTCAACGCAATCGTCGCCTATCTGCGAACGCTCGCGCCGATCAAGAACAAGGTGGCTGACCCGGTCTACAAGATCGCGCTTCCGCACCACGTCTACCCGGGCGCCGAGAAGGCCTATTCGCAGGCTGATCTCAACGACAAGCTGAAGAAGGGCCGTTACCTCGCCACCATCGGTCACTGCATGGAGTGCCATACGCCGTTCAAGCAGGGCGGCGGCGGTGCCGATTTCGCTGACTCGCTCGGCAAAGGTGGCCGCGATTTCCCGGGCCCGTGGGGCATCTCGAAGTCGCGCAACATCACGTCCAGCAAGACCGCGGGCCTCGGTGACTGGACCGACGCCGAGATCAAGACCGCGATCACGCAGGGCAAGCGGAAGGACGGCACGCCGCTCAAGGGCCCGATGGGCTTCCAGTATTACGCCAAGATGACCGACGCCGACCTCGACGCGGTTATTGCCTATCTGCGAACCGTCCCGGCCAAGGATTAA
- a CDS encoding ankyrin repeat domain-containing protein, which translates to MKRAALAALLLLVSVMPGFAQQGKDKERDMIAAAERDELAAVRGLLADGARIDARDQRGRTALLAATHRNRVEVARFLIQEGADVNAKDFIQDTPFLYAGAEGRNDILKLTLAAGANLKDTNRYGGTALIPAAHHGHVETVKILLSTAIDKDHVNNLGWTALLEAVILGDGGATHTEIVRLLVAAGANVNVADRDGATPLAHAKRAKYAGMVRILSGAGAK; encoded by the coding sequence ATGAAAAGGGCGGCCTTGGCCGCCCTTTTGCTTTTGGTGTCGGTGATGCCGGGTTTCGCGCAGCAGGGCAAAGACAAGGAGCGCGATATGATCGCTGCCGCCGAGCGTGATGAACTGGCGGCGGTCCGCGGTCTGCTTGCCGACGGCGCACGGATCGACGCCCGTGACCAGCGCGGCCGGACGGCACTGCTTGCGGCCACCCACCGCAATCGCGTCGAAGTCGCGCGCTTCCTCATTCAGGAGGGCGCCGACGTCAACGCCAAGGACTTCATCCAGGACACGCCGTTTCTCTATGCGGGCGCAGAAGGCCGCAACGATATCCTGAAGCTCACGCTTGCGGCTGGCGCCAACCTCAAGGACACCAATCGCTATGGCGGCACGGCGCTGATCCCGGCCGCGCATCACGGTCATGTCGAGACGGTGAAGATTCTGCTCTCCACAGCGATCGACAAGGACCACGTCAACAACCTCGGCTGGACCGCTCTGCTGGAGGCCGTGATTCTCGGTGATGGGGGCGCCACGCACACCGAGATCGTACGGCTTCTGGTGGCCGCCGGCGCCAACGTCAACGTCGCCGACCGCGATGGTGCGACGCCGCTGGCCCATGCCAAGCGCGCGAAATATGCCGGGATGGTGCGGATTTTATCAGGGGCGGGCGCCAAGTAG
- the rplQ gene encoding 50S ribosomal protein L17 yields the protein MRHGNAHRKLGRKPEHRKAMFANMAAALIKHEQITTTLPKAKELRPVVEKLITLGKRGGLHARRQAISQVRDVAMVKKLFDVLGPRYKERNGGYCRIMKAGFRHGDNAAVAVIEFVDRDESAKGLDSGPVTARSVEETATAA from the coding sequence ATGCGTCACGGAAACGCTCACCGCAAGCTCGGCCGCAAGCCTGAACATCGCAAGGCGATGTTCGCCAACATGGCGGCTGCGCTGATCAAGCACGAGCAGATCACCACCACCTTGCCGAAGGCGAAGGAACTGCGGCCGGTGGTCGAGAAGCTCATCACACTCGGCAAGCGCGGCGGCCTGCATGCCCGCCGCCAGGCGATCTCGCAGGTCCGCGATGTCGCGATGGTCAAGAAGCTCTTCGACGTGCTCGGCCCGCGCTACAAGGAGCGCAATGGCGGCTACTGCCGGATCATGAAGGCTGGGTTCCGTCACGGCGACAACGCCGCCGTCGCGGTGATCGAGTTCGTCGATCGCGATGAGTCGGCCAAGGGCCTCGATTCGGGGCCGGTGACGGCACGCTCGGTCGAGGAAACCGCCACCGCCGCGTAA
- a CDS encoding DNA-directed RNA polymerase subunit alpha, which translates to MGVNVIQKNWQELIKPNKLQVSAGSDAKKTATVIAEPLERGFGVTLGNALRRILLSSLQGAAVQSVHIDGVLHEFSSIAGVREDVTDIVLNIKDIAIKMQGDGPKRMVVKKSGPGTVTAGDIQTVGDIVVLNPELVLCTLDEGAEIRMEFTVNTGKGYVPAERNRPEDAPIGLIPVDSLFSPVRKVSYKVENTREGQILDYDKLTMTIETNGAVGPEDALAYAARILQDQLNVFVNFEEPRKEQAQESIPDLAFNPAFLKKVDELELSVRSANCLKNDNIVYIGDLVQKTEAEMLRTPNFGRKSLNEIKEVLAQMGLHLGMEVPGWPPENIEELAKRFEDHY; encoded by the coding sequence ATGGGTGTGAACGTGATCCAGAAGAACTGGCAGGAACTGATCAAGCCGAACAAGCTCCAGGTTTCGGCGGGCTCCGACGCGAAGAAGACCGCGACGGTTATCGCCGAGCCGCTCGAGCGCGGTTTCGGCGTGACGCTCGGCAACGCGTTGCGGCGCATTCTGCTCTCGTCGCTGCAGGGCGCGGCTGTGCAGTCGGTGCACATCGACGGCGTGTTGCACGAGTTCTCGTCGATCGCTGGCGTCCGCGAGGACGTCACTGACATCGTGCTCAACATCAAGGACATCGCCATCAAGATGCAGGGCGATGGCCCCAAGCGCATGGTGGTCAAGAAGTCCGGCCCGGGCACCGTGACGGCTGGCGACATCCAGACGGTCGGTGACATCGTCGTCCTCAACCCCGAGCTCGTGCTCTGCACCCTCGACGAGGGCGCCGAGATCCGCATGGAGTTCACGGTCAACACCGGCAAGGGCTATGTGCCCGCCGAGCGTAACCGTCCCGAGGACGCGCCGATCGGGCTCATTCCGGTCGACAGCCTGTTCTCGCCGGTCCGCAAGGTCTCCTACAAGGTCGAGAACACCCGTGAGGGCCAGATACTCGACTACGACAAGCTGACCATGACGATCGAAACCAACGGCGCGGTCGGCCCCGAGGATGCGCTCGCTTACGCGGCGCGCATCCTGCAGGACCAGCTCAACGTGTTCGTCAACTTCGAGGAGCCCCGCAAGGAGCAGGCCCAGGAATCCATTCCGGACCTCGCCTTCAACCCGGCGTTCCTCAAGAAGGTCGACGAGCTCGAGCTCAGCGTTCGTTCGGCGAACTGTCTCAAGAACGACAACATCGTCTACATCGGCGACCTCGTTCAGAAGACCGAAGCCGAGATGCTGCGCACGCCGAATTTCGGCCGCAAGTCGCTCAACGAGATCAAGGAAGTGCTGGCACAGATGGGCCTGCACCTTGGCATGGAAGTGCCTGGCTGGCCGCCCGAGAACATCGAAGAGCTCGCCAAGCGCTTCGAGGATCATTACTAA